A single region of the Devosia sp. FJ2-5-3 genome encodes:
- a CDS encoding DnaJ domain-containing protein, whose product MSWIILGALGLLAALWLFNAMRNMDRGVLMRGLRWGVGGVLALIALIGLVLRRIDIATIVGALAASVLLRGRIGQFSFDSLAKSSGGNVSKVRSRYLAMELDHDTGALGGRVLDGAFAGWDLMDLGPDETRRLLDEVAADADSVNLLENWLDANRAGWREYFAEGGAEAGQGPGSGRDPIAEAYAVLGLRPGASDEDIRAAHRELMKGVHPDRGGSEYLAARINEARDLLLGR is encoded by the coding sequence ATGAGCTGGATAATTCTTGGCGCACTGGGGCTTTTGGCGGCGCTCTGGCTGTTCAACGCCATGCGCAATATGGACCGGGGCGTGCTGATGCGCGGTCTGCGCTGGGGCGTGGGAGGAGTTTTGGCGCTCATCGCGCTGATCGGCCTCGTTCTCCGCCGCATCGATATCGCCACCATTGTCGGCGCCTTGGCCGCCTCGGTGCTGCTGCGCGGCCGGATCGGACAGTTTTCGTTCGATAGTCTGGCCAAATCCTCCGGTGGCAATGTTTCGAAGGTACGCAGCCGCTATCTGGCCATGGAGCTCGATCACGACACCGGCGCCCTCGGCGGTCGTGTCCTCGATGGCGCATTTGCCGGCTGGGATCTGATGGATCTGGGGCCGGACGAAACCCGTCGATTGCTCGATGAAGTCGCCGCCGATGCCGACAGCGTCAATCTTCTCGAAAACTGGCTCGATGCCAATCGGGCCGGCTGGCGGGAATATTTCGCCGAGGGCGGCGCCGAGGCAGGGCAGGGTCCCGGTTCGGGCCGCGACCCCATCGCCGAGGCCTATGCCGTTCTGGGCCTCAGGCCCGGCGCCAGCGACGAGGATATTCGTGCCGCCCATCGCGAATTGATGAAGGGCGTCCATCCCGATCGCGGCGGTTCGGAATATCTGGCGGCGCGGATCAACGAGGCGCGGGATCTGCTTCTGGGGCGCTAG
- a CDS encoding VWA domain-containing protein: MAAFLTKSRMLARPNEAADGRLLFAMDATMSRQPTWDMAITLQAGMFTAIPKNAALQVQLLYFRGMGECRASKWVVDAEALARLMSGIACRGGDTQIGKVFSHARAEHKKRRINAVVFVGDAIEENVDALASQAGELGLLGLPLFLFQEGQDSRVEAAFREFARLSKGAYARFDSSAPQHLAELLKAVAAFASGGQNNLRLQSSAAARGLLAQIEKR, from the coding sequence GTGGCTGCGTTCCTCACCAAATCGCGCATGCTGGCGCGTCCCAATGAAGCCGCCGATGGCAGGCTGCTCTTCGCCATGGATGCGACCATGAGCCGGCAGCCGACCTGGGACATGGCGATCACGCTACAGGCCGGCATGTTCACCGCCATTCCCAAGAATGCGGCGCTGCAGGTACAATTGCTCTATTTCCGGGGCATGGGCGAATGCCGGGCCTCCAAATGGGTGGTCGATGCCGAGGCGCTGGCCCGGCTGATGAGCGGCATTGCCTGCCGGGGTGGCGACACCCAGATCGGGAAAGTGTTTTCCCACGCCCGCGCCGAGCACAAGAAACGGCGCATCAATGCCGTGGTGTTCGTCGGCGACGCCATCGAGGAAAATGTCGATGCCCTTGCCTCGCAGGCGGGCGAGCTGGGATTGTTGGGCCTGCCGCTCTTTCTCTTCCAGGAAGGGCAGGACAGTCGCGTCGAGGCCGCGTTCCGCGAGTTTGCGCGTCTGAGCAAGGGCGCCTATGCGCGCTTTGACAGTTCGGCCCCCCAGCATCTGGCTGAATTGCTCAAGGCCGTGGCTGCTTTCGCCAGCGGTGGGCAGAACAATCTGCGGCTTCAATCCAGCGCCGCCGCACGCGGCCTCTTGGCACAGATCGAGAAAAGATGA
- a CDS encoding D-amino acid dehydrogenase, whose protein sequence is MKVIVLGAGIIGVTSAYQLAKAGHEVVVIDRQPGPALETSHANAGEVSFGYCSPWAAPGIPRKAVKWLMMKHPPLVLRPKVDGAMLAWLIQMLANCNYKSYAINKSRMLRLADYSRICLAELRAETAISYDERMQGTVQLFRTQHQLDASAKDVTALAADGIPYEVLDRDGCIRQEPALAHARDKIVGGLLTPLDETGDCFKFTNALAEKAAALGVTFRYGTEITGLDVEGGRVKGVVTKTGREAADKVVVAMGSYSPLLLRPHGISLPVYPVKGYSMTIPITDESRAPVSTVLDESYKIAITRLGDRIRVGGMAEISGYTNDLGIARRRTLEHSVNDLFPGGDTATGSFWSGLRPMTPDGTPVIGPTKIEGLYLNTGHGTLGWTMSTGSARVIADLVSGKQPEIDATDLAISRY, encoded by the coding sequence ATGAAAGTCATCGTTCTTGGGGCCGGCATTATCGGCGTCACCTCGGCCTATCAGCTGGCCAAGGCCGGCCATGAGGTCGTGGTCATCGACCGCCAGCCCGGTCCCGCGCTGGAAACCAGCCATGCCAATGCGGGCGAGGTTTCCTTTGGCTATTGCTCGCCCTGGGCGGCCCCCGGCATTCCGCGCAAGGCGGTCAAATGGCTGATGATGAAGCATCCGCCGCTGGTGCTGCGCCCGAAAGTCGATGGCGCCATGCTGGCCTGGCTGATCCAGATGCTGGCCAATTGTAATTACAAGAGCTACGCCATCAACAAGAGCCGCATGCTGCGGCTGGCCGATTACAGCCGGATTTGCCTCGCCGAACTGCGCGCCGAAACCGCAATTTCCTATGACGAGCGCATGCAGGGCACGGTGCAGCTCTTCCGCACCCAGCACCAGCTCGACGCCTCGGCAAAGGACGTGACCGCCCTTGCCGCCGACGGCATCCCCTATGAAGTGCTCGACCGCGATGGCTGCATCCGCCAGGAGCCGGCGCTGGCCCATGCCCGCGACAAGATCGTCGGCGGCCTTCTGACCCCGCTCGACGAGACCGGCGACTGCTTCAAGTTCACCAATGCGCTGGCCGAAAAGGCCGCCGCGCTGGGCGTCACCTTCCGCTACGGCACCGAGATCACCGGGCTCGATGTCGAGGGCGGGCGGGTCAAGGGCGTCGTCACCAAAACTGGTCGCGAGGCCGCCGACAAGGTGGTGGTGGCGATGGGCTCCTACTCGCCGCTGCTGCTGCGGCCGCACGGCATTTCCCTGCCGGTCTACCCGGTCAAGGGTTATTCCATGACCATTCCGATCACCGATGAGAGCCGCGCCCCGGTCTCGACCGTGCTCGACGAAAGCTACAAGATCGCCATCACCCGGCTTGGCGACCGCATCCGCGTCGGCGGCATGGCCGAGATTTCTGGCTACACCAATGATCTCGGCATAGCTCGCCGCCGCACCCTGGAGCATTCGGTCAACGACCTCTTCCCCGGCGGCGACACCGCCACCGGCAGCTTCTGGTCGGGGCTGCGTCCCATGACGCCCGATGGCACGCCGGTGATCGGCCCGACGAAAATCGAAGGCCTCTATCTCAACACCGGCCACGGCACGCTCGGCTGGACCATGAGCACCGGCTCGGCCCGCGTCATCGCCGATCTGGTGAGTGGCAAGCAGCCCGAGATCGACGCCACCGATCTGGCGATTTCGCGGTACTGA
- the alr gene encoding alanine racemase, translating to MFDDLSAQSGAAAGPAPGRLTIDLGAIRANFTQLQRIAGSPVGAVVKANAYGMGAGPVAIALLAEGCRDFFVAHLGEALSLRPLLPPEARLYVLNGLLPGGETPCAAANIIPVLNSLEQIDAWANTAKALGRTLPGVLQFDTGMSRLGIAPEDRAEAARRIGAANIELAFVMSHLASADEPNDAQNADQAAEMRRALAEFGAEKMCFANSGGIFLGADFRGVLARTGIALYGGATENGVKSPLLHAIGLEIAVIQTRRVEAGARIGYGGTHIATRPMRLATLAAGYADGLPRSLSDRGAVYCDGVRLPIVGRVSMDSMVVDISALPEGRLTLGSPVEMLGARQSMDDLARDAGTISYEILTGLGPRFSRLYI from the coding sequence ATGTTCGATGATCTTTCCGCCCAGAGTGGCGCTGCTGCAGGCCCGGCACCGGGCCGTCTGACCATCGATCTCGGCGCCATCCGCGCCAATTTCACCCAATTGCAGCGCATTGCCGGCAGCCCCGTGGGCGCAGTGGTCAAGGCTAATGCCTATGGCATGGGCGCCGGGCCCGTCGCGATCGCGCTGCTTGCCGAAGGGTGCCGCGATTTCTTCGTTGCCCATCTCGGTGAGGCGCTGAGCCTGCGGCCCCTCCTCCCGCCGGAAGCGCGCCTTTATGTGCTCAATGGCCTGCTTCCCGGTGGCGAAACGCCTTGCGCCGCTGCGAACATCATCCCGGTGCTCAATTCTCTCGAACAGATCGACGCCTGGGCCAATACGGCAAAAGCGCTCGGCCGCACCCTGCCGGGCGTGCTGCAGTTCGATACCGGCATGTCCCGGCTGGGCATTGCCCCCGAGGACCGTGCCGAGGCCGCACGGCGGATCGGGGCCGCGAACATCGAACTCGCTTTCGTCATGAGCCATCTGGCCTCGGCCGACGAGCCCAATGACGCCCAGAACGCCGATCAGGCCGCCGAAATGCGCCGGGCCCTGGCCGAATTCGGCGCCGAGAAAATGTGCTTTGCCAATTCGGGCGGGATTTTTCTCGGGGCCGATTTCCGCGGCGTTCTCGCGCGCACCGGTATCGCGCTTTATGGAGGGGCTACGGAAAATGGGGTGAAGAGCCCGCTGCTCCACGCCATCGGGCTCGAGATCGCGGTGATCCAGACGCGCCGCGTCGAAGCGGGCGCCCGCATCGGCTATGGCGGCACCCATATTGCCACCCGCCCCATGCGGCTTGCGACGCTGGCCGCCGGCTATGCCGATGGCCTGCCGCGCAGCCTTTCAGACCGGGGCGCCGTCTATTGCGACGGCGTGCGGCTGCCGATTGTCGGGCGCGTTTCCATGGACAGCATGGTGGTGGATATCTCGGCCTTGCCGGAAGGCCGGCTGACGCTCGGCAGTCCCGTCGAAATGCTCGGGGCCCGCCAGAGCATGGACGATCTGGCCCGCGACGCCGGCACCATCTCCTACGAAATCCTGACCGGCCTCGGCCCCCGCTTTTCCCGGCTCTATATCTGA
- a CDS encoding Lrp/AsnC family transcriptional regulator, translated as MPALDAIDTNILRLLRLNARMSNADIAQEVGLSPSACLRRIRMMEASGVIRGYTALIDAATVASPIAVMINITLEKQTEEVFDRFESAVRRHPEIRECFLMTGGSDYHLRVEVETAGEFEHIHKNILSALPGVSRIHSSFSIRNVLARPVSRQGGARA; from the coding sequence ATGCCCGCGCTTGACGCCATCGACACCAATATCCTTCGTCTCCTGCGGCTCAATGCCCGCATGAGCAATGCCGATATCGCCCAGGAGGTGGGGCTTTCGCCCTCGGCTTGCCTGCGGCGGATCCGGATGATGGAAGCAAGCGGGGTCATTCGCGGCTATACCGCGCTCATCGACGCGGCGACGGTCGCTTCGCCCATCGCGGTGATGATCAACATCACGCTCGAAAAGCAGACCGAGGAAGTGTTCGACCGCTTTGAAAGCGCCGTGCGCCGGCATCCGGAAATCAGGGAATGTTTCCTGATGACCGGGGGCTCGGACTATCATTTAAGGGTGGAAGTGGAGACCGCCGGGGAGTTCGAGCACATTCACAAGAACATCCTCTCCGCCCTGCCCGGCGTCTCGCGCATTCATTCGAGCTTTTCGATCCGCAACGTGCTGGCCCGGCCCGTCAGCCGACAGGGCGGCGCACGCGCTTAG